CCGCGACCGCCGCGAACGCGGCGCCGAGACTGTCGGCGGTCGCTTCCACGGCGACGTCGGCGGTGTGGTCGCGCAGTTCGAAACTCACGGCGAGTCCTCTCTGGTCTTGGATTCCGCCATGTCCTGGCCGCTCAACTGTTCGAGGCGCTGCTGGGAGAGACCGTCGGCGTCACCGCCGCCGCCGGAGATGGCGACGCCCATCGTGACGACGGTGCGCATCCCCTCCTCGACGGTCATGTCCACGTCCATCACGCGGTCTTTCGGGACGTGCGTGAGGTGGCCGCCCATCACGGGGTTCGGGGCGAGCGGCAGGAACAGCGTCTGCATGTCCTCGTGGCCCGCCGCCGTCGTAATCGGGTCCGGCGTCTCAGTCGTCGAGAACCCGAGCGTGTACGCGTCCTGGTGGGGGAACTCCACGAGTTTCACGGACTGGAAGTTGTCCGCGTCGCTCTCCAACATCACGTCGCTCATCTGCCGGAAACTCTTGTAGACGGCTCCCACGCCCGGAATTCGTTCGAGCGCCTTGTCGAAGTACTCCAGGACCTGCTCGCCGGACTGGAAGGACGCCGCGAACCCGACGACGACGGTTACCGCGAAGATGACGCCGACGCCCACCACGTCGACGATGAGTTCGGACGCGTTCGGCGCCACGCCGAGTTCCTCGAGGAGCACCACCAGCGGGTCGAGCAGGTCGGTGACGACGCCCACCGCGACGCTGAGCACGTACAGCGTGACGAGAATCGGCACGACCACGGCCACCCCGGTGAGCGTCGCCTCCCGGATTCGGTCGTACATCGATTCGCGCGCCCGCTGCATCCGCGCTCGACCCGACGGGCTGTCTGACCCCTCGTCTGACACCATCGTCTCCGCACAGGGCCACCACCCGTGAAAGTATTACGGCAGGGCCGGGACGCGCCGACCCCCGGAGGGCGACGGTGGAATTATATTCACCGGCCTGCTACTCCCTCCAGTGAGCGTCACGGTGGACGAGCGCGTCGTCCCTCCGGGAGACCCGGAGTACCTCGAAGACGCGTGGGACCTGAAAGAGCGCATCCGGGAGCGAGAGGGGCTCCTCAAGCAGCGCCGCGGGTTCTTCGCGAACGCCTACCGACGCGCGTCGGTCCACTGCTTCGTCGACGGCGACGACCTCGTCGGGTTCGCGGCCGCGCGCTCGG
The nucleotide sequence above comes from Halobacterium litoreum. Encoded proteins:
- a CDS encoding DUF502 domain-containing protein — protein: MQRARESMYDRIREATLTGVAVVVPILVTLYVLSVAVGVVTDLLDPLVVLLEELGVAPNASELIVDVVGVGVIFAVTVVVGFAASFQSGEQVLEYFDKALERIPGVGAVYKSFRQMSDVMLESDADNFQSVKLVEFPHQDAYTLGFSTTETPDPITTAAGHEDMQTLFLPLAPNPVMGGHLTHVPKDRVMDVDMTVEEGMRTVVTMGVAISGGGGDADGLSQQRLEQLSGQDMAESKTREDSP